The proteins below are encoded in one region of Deltaproteobacteria bacterium:
- a CDS encoding helix-turn-helix domain-containing protein — translation MITIGAKLKALRESQKLSLRDLADKTGLSASFLSQLELGQVSPSIASLENIAKALNVYITYFFDDTQKTDSVVIRKNERRKIYSKGSMAIIQPLAHEISKKKIEPFMLALEAGGEAGEHPYSSRHGEEFGIVIQGRIGFTLEQNEYVLEEGDSVYFNSFKPHNWKNISRKKAKIILVIPAP, via the coding sequence ATGATTACTATAGGGGCTAAATTAAAAGCCTTAAGAGAGAGCCAAAAATTATCTCTAAGAGATTTGGCTGATAAAACCGGCTTATCTGCCAGCTTCTTATCACAATTGGAGCTTGGGCAGGTGTCGCCATCCATTGCCTCCCTTGAAAATATTGCAAAGGCGCTCAATGTCTATATTACATATTTTTTTGACGACACCCAAAAGACAGATAGTGTAGTAATAAGAAAGAATGAGCGGAGAAAGATATACAGTAAAGGTTCTATGGCAATTATTCAGCCCCTGGCGCATGAAATAAGCAAAAAGAAGATTGAACCTTTTATGCTGGCGCTGGAGGCCGGAGGCGAGGCCGGGGAGCACCCATATTCGTCCCGCCACGGCGAGGAATTCGGGATTGTTATACAGGGGCGGATTGGATTTACCCTGGAGCAGAATGAATATGTTTTAGAAGAGGGGGATAGCGTATATTTTAACTCATTTAAACCGCACAACTGGAAAAATATAAGCAGGAAAAAGGCAAAGATTATTCTGGTTATTCCGGCGCCATAA
- a CDS encoding NADH-quinone oxidoreductase subunit H gives MKTYPFIIEMLQIAAVLILSPVFIGWIRMVKCWFQGRTSAGLFQPMMGIIKLFYKDAALAENASWIFRFTPYLVFGVSVLAAGIIPIISTDLSLALTADAIVIVALFAIARFFTALAGMDIGTTFGGMGSSREMMVASLAEPAMLMAIFAVSLVSHSTSLSQIVTALGHGLLILRPSLAFALLAFILITLAETGRIPVDNPATHLELTMIHEAMILEYSGRHLALMEWGSMMKLFLFTTLGIASFFPWGIADKNDITTVVLAVLFLAIKLAVAGVGLVLIETGLAKMRIFRVSEFLGSAFLFATLGMLSYFMLE, from the coding sequence ATGAAAACTTACCCATTTATAATAGAGATGCTTCAGATTGCCGCTGTTCTGATATTATCGCCTGTTTTTATAGGCTGGATACGGATGGTGAAGTGCTGGTTTCAGGGAAGGACATCCGCAGGGCTTTTTCAGCCAATGATGGGTATTATAAAATTATTTTATAAGGATGCAGCGCTGGCTGAAAATGCCTCGTGGATATTCCGCTTTACGCCGTATCTTGTCTTTGGTGTAAGTGTCCTTGCAGCAGGTATTATACCGATTATTTCTACTGATTTATCTCTGGCCTTAACAGCAGACGCAATTGTGATAGTGGCGCTCTTTGCGATTGCAAGATTTTTTACTGCCCTTGCCGGGATGGATATCGGCACAACCTTTGGCGGCATGGGGTCAAGCCGCGAGATGATGGTAGCATCGCTTGCGGAACCCGCTATGCTGATGGCGATATTCGCCGTATCGCTGGTCAGCCATTCAACATCCCTCTCGCAGATAGTAACAGCGCTTGGCCATGGGCTGCTGATACTGAGGCCGTCGCTTGCATTTGCGCTTTTAGCATTTATATTAATTACATTGGCGGAAACCGGAAGGATACCAGTGGACAATCCGGCTACCCATCTGGAATTAACAATGATACATGAGGCCATGATACTGGAATATTCTGGAAGACATCTTGCGCTCATGGAATGGGGCAGCATGATGAAACTCTTTCTTTTTACAACACTGGGGATAGCGTCTTTCTTTCCATGGGGCATTGCTGATAAAAATGACATAACAACGGTTGTGTTAGCCGTTCTTTTTCTTGCAATAAAGCTGGCCGTTGCCGGTGTTGGCCTTGTTTTAATAGAGACAGGGCTGGCAAAGATGCGAATCTTTCGTGTGTCTGAATTTTTAGGAAGCGCATTCCTGTTCGCCACATTAGGGATGCTTTCGTATTTTATGCTGGAATAA
- the hyfB gene encoding hydrogenase 4 subunit B yields the protein MTLSPFTLVSFSMLVFAFAAVIAVVFVNRQQLAISLCFPLAAIASAVAVTAGVWTVSKGFILSKTIPLGLPDLPFHMRLDSLSGFFLVVIGLLGLFVSIYSIGYVKEILKHRPVTSLIVFYCIFLAGMFLVILADDALFFMISWEVMAVSSYFLVMFEDEKIENRRAAFLYLVVAHIGAIAILLSFGVMAGLATGIETFNGYTFDAMRSTSFPAGWATLAFLLAFFGFAAKAGVVPLHVWLPDAHPVAPSNVSALMSGVMLKTAIYGIVRIVFDLIHVFPWWWGGLVLIVGLISAVFGILFALMQVDLKRLLAYSSVENVGIILIGIGLSMIFISFKMPVLAALALTAGLYHTLNHAMFKGLLFMGAGAALHATHERNMENMGGLIHKMPWTAALFLIGCISISALPPFNGFVSEWLMFQAFLLSPALPSALLNLLIPLGAAFLALGAALAAACFVKAFGITFLGRWRGHRNPPLHPPFYKGGKGGLEADWSMRIGMMLSAVACLVLGIFPTILIGWMDTLSEQMVGARLAVSAGAFGWMWLTPISHERASYSGFIVFLGILSVVAVTYLLLHTRRTAVRRTPVWNCGFEKLTSRMQYTATGFSMPIRRIFGFLFYVRERVRTTQSTGNTAYPERLHYHLRVRDRFWNLLYKPVADASFWVSRMVGRLQQGRIQIYLMYSFITIIVLLMFLR from the coding sequence ATGACATTGTCACCCTTTACCCTCGTATCTTTTTCAATGCTTGTTTTTGCGTTTGCCGCTGTTATTGCGGTGGTTTTTGTAAACCGGCAGCAACTGGCAATATCTCTTTGTTTTCCCCTTGCCGCAATTGCTTCAGCCGTTGCTGTTACTGCCGGGGTATGGACAGTATCAAAAGGTTTTATTCTGTCAAAAACTATCCCTCTGGGACTTCCAGATCTACCATTTCACATGAGACTTGATTCCTTATCAGGCTTCTTCCTCGTTGTAATAGGGCTTTTAGGTCTTTTTGTCTCCATCTATTCAATCGGGTATGTAAAAGAGATATTAAAACATAGGCCGGTAACAAGTCTTATTGTATTTTACTGCATCTTTCTTGCCGGGATGTTTTTAGTCATTCTGGCAGATGACGCGCTTTTCTTTATGATTTCATGGGAGGTCATGGCCGTATCATCCTATTTTCTTGTGATGTTTGAGGATGAAAAGATAGAGAATAGGCGGGCAGCCTTTCTCTATCTGGTAGTTGCGCATATCGGCGCAATCGCAATACTTCTATCATTTGGCGTTATGGCTGGCCTTGCAACAGGGATTGAGACATTTAATGGTTATACATTTGATGCCATGCGTTCGACCTCATTTCCGGCAGGATGGGCGACCCTCGCCTTTTTGCTGGCATTTTTTGGATTTGCTGCAAAGGCAGGCGTTGTCCCCCTGCATGTGTGGCTTCCAGATGCCCACCCGGTTGCCCCCTCCAATGTCTCTGCCTTGATGAGCGGAGTTATGCTCAAAACAGCCATCTACGGCATAGTCCGTATTGTCTTTGACCTTATACATGTTTTCCCATGGTGGTGGGGAGGGCTCGTGCTCATAGTGGGGCTTATATCCGCCGTCTTCGGGATACTCTTCGCGCTCATGCAGGTTGACCTTAAAAGACTGCTTGCGTATTCGTCTGTTGAAAACGTAGGCATTATCCTTATCGGCATCGGGCTTTCAATGATATTCATCTCATTTAAAATGCCTGTCCTTGCCGCACTTGCCCTGACAGCCGGGCTCTATCATACACTCAACCATGCCATGTTCAAAGGGCTTCTGTTTATGGGTGCAGGGGCAGCGCTTCATGCCACCCACGAGCGAAATATGGAAAACATGGGCGGTCTTATTCATAAAATGCCGTGGACTGCCGCTCTCTTTCTCATAGGTTGCATCTCCATATCAGCGCTTCCGCCATTTAATGGCTTTGTCTCAGAATGGCTTATGTTTCAGGCATTTCTTTTGTCGCCCGCGCTTCCAAGCGCCCTGCTTAATCTCTTAATCCCGCTCGGCGCCGCGTTTCTGGCGCTTGGAGCCGCTCTTGCCGCGGCATGCTTTGTCAAGGCATTCGGCATAACATTTTTAGGCCGCTGGCGCGGACATCGCAATCCCCCCTTACATCCCCCCTTTTACAAAGGGGGAAAGGGAGGATTGGAGGCGGATTGGTCAATGCGTATTGGAATGATGCTTTCTGCCGTTGCATGTCTTGTGCTTGGGATATTTCCAACAATATTAATAGGCTGGATGGATACATTATCAGAGCAGATGGTAGGGGCAAGGCTTGCTGTTTCAGCAGGGGCATTCGGCTGGATGTGGCTTACGCCAATAAGTCATGAGCGGGCATCGTATTCAGGCTTTATTGTCTTTCTCGGCATTCTGTCAGTGGTAGCTGTAACATATCTCCTGCTCCATACCCGCCGTACTGCTGTGAGGAGGACGCCGGTCTGGAACTGCGGTTTTGAAAAACTGACAAGCCGTATGCAATATACTGCCACTGGTTTTTCCATGCCGATCCGGAGGATATTTGGATTTCTTTTTTATGTTAGGGAACGGGTGAGAACGACTCAATCGACTGGAAATACGGCATATCCTGAAAGATTACATTATCACCTTCGGGTGAGAGACCGTTTTTGGAATTTACTCTACAAACCTGTTGCCGATGCGAGTTTTTGGGTGTCACGAATGGTTGGGAGGCTTCAACAGGGACGGATACAGATATACCTCATGTACTCATTTATAACAATCATAGTCCTTCTGATGTTTTTGAGGTGA